One genomic window of Struthio camelus isolate bStrCam1 chromosome 1, bStrCam1.hap1, whole genome shotgun sequence includes the following:
- the CD4 gene encoding T-cell surface glycoprotein CD4 isoform X1 — protein sequence MKRAPLGTDISTLQFAAGKNVPRKMKSCSMMVNRILAVFSVMQLGLIPIMAQKELKSGIAGQKVILNCRGTTHEAVTWKYNGTVIRWFTEGHFKGKGKAPMTDRSEMDQNNKSLIVSDLRLSDAGSYSCEYGSRPVVTISLHVFELTISLNGHFLTNESPELSVMQNSVGSQPDLSIRLFNSHNNIETPEILRKETPRKYVLKLKKLQPVDSGTWRCHIHSDSPLIDQNIVFDVKVLGFQNPALKRNYATVDSTVILSWHLNFQEIKWKEGFTGQLNWNLQGNATSYMLFNFSVTAWGKLYVTKKSSPFLFEEPTVASSGVLEVKLKKVQFKHSGQYQMQLVYNRRFVQSKIELLVMKVLANPAGPLTRGAEMTLLCQVSSALPPNAHLCWERVNTTQTDFKKSKEHEAKVEVTVSTAGLWNCYLIEDNQRKISLNYSVEEAPGWISYVIIGASIGASVLVFGIAVLCIIVGMSWQRRRQRAKRMALARQHLLENRTCQCQHWLNK from the exons ATGAAAAGAG CACCCCTTGGTACCGACATTTCAACCCTCCAGTTCGCAGCAGGGAAGAACGTTCCCAGGAAGATGAAGTCGTGCAGCATGATGGTGAACAGAATTCTTGCTGTCTTCTCAGTTATGCAGCTGG GACTGATCCCCATTATGGCTCAGAAAGAACTAAAGAGTGGGATTGCAGGACAGAAGGTGATCCTGAACTGTAGAGGCACAACTCATGAAGCAGTGACCTGGAAGTACAACGGAACTGTTATTAGGTGGTTTACAGAAGGCCATTTTAAAG gcaaaggcaaagctcCAATGACCGATCGATCTGAAATGGACCAGAATAATAAATCTCTGATAGTGTCAGACTTGAGGCTCTCCGATGCTGGCAGCTACAGCTGTGAATATGGATCTCGCCCAGTGGTCACTATCTCACTGCATGTCTTTGAAT TGACAATCTCTTTAAATGGGCACTTTCTGACAAACGAATCTCCTGAGCTGAGCGTAATGCAAAATTCAGTTGGTTCCCAACCTGATCTCAGCATCAGACTGTTCAACAGTCACAATAACATAGAAACACCAGAAATCTTACGAAAGGAGACCCCTCGCAAATACGTACTGAAGCTAAAGAAACTGCAGCCTGTGGACAGTGGGACCTGGAGATGCCACATCCATTCAGACTCTCCACTGATTGATCAGAACATTGTCTTTGATGTGAAGGTATTAG GTTTTCAAAATCCGGCCTTGAAAAGAAACTATGCAACTGTTGACAGCACTGTCATCTTGTCATGGCATCTGAACTTCCAGGAGATAAAATGGAAAGAAGGTTTTACAGGACAACTGAACTGGAATCTACAGGGAAATGCAACCTCTTATATGCTATTTAACTTCAGTGTcacagcatggggaaagctgtATGTGACCAAAAAAAGTAGCCCCTTTCTGTTTGAGGAACCTACAGTGGCATCTTCAGGTGTCCTGgaagtgaaactgaaaaaagtcCAGTTCAAGCACTCTGGGCAGTACCAGATGCAGCTGGTATACAACAGAAGATTCGTACAGAGCAAGATAGAGCTGTTGGTGATGAAAG TCTTGGCTAACCCTGCTGGGCCACTCACCAGAGGGGCTGAGATGACCCTGCTCTGCCAGGTCTCCAGTGCCCTCCCACCCAATGCCCATTTATGCTGGGAACGTGTGAACACGACTCAGACAGATTTTAAGAAGTCAAAAGAGCATGAGGCAAAGGTGGAGGTGACTGTCAGTACTGCAGGACTGTGGAACTGTTACCTCATAGAAGACAACCAAAGAAAGATCAGCCTTAATTACTCTGTGG AGGAAGCTCCTGGTTGGATTAGCTATGTGATAATTGGAGCAAGTATTGGAGCCAGTGTGTTGGTGTTTGGCATTGCTGTCTTGTGTATAATTGTTGGCATGAGCTGGCAGCGGAGAAGA CAACGGGCAAAAAGGATGGCACTAGCTAGACAACACTTGCTGGAAAACAGGACGTGTCAGTGTCAACA CTGGCTGAATAAGTAG
- the CD4 gene encoding T-cell surface glycoprotein CD4 isoform X3 produces the protein MKRGLIPIMAQKELKSGIAGQKVILNCRGTTHEAVTWKYNGTVIRWFTEGHFKGKGKAPMTDRSEMDQNNKSLIVSDLRLSDAGSYSCEYGSRPVVTISLHVFELTISLNGHFLTNESPELSVMQNSVGSQPDLSIRLFNSHNNIETPEILRKETPRKYVLKLKKLQPVDSGTWRCHIHSDSPLIDQNIVFDVKVLGFQNPALKRNYATVDSTVILSWHLNFQEIKWKEGFTGQLNWNLQGNATSYMLFNFSVTAWGKLYVTKKSSPFLFEEPTVASSGVLEVKLKKVQFKHSGQYQMQLVYNRRFVQSKIELLVMKVLANPAGPLTRGAEMTLLCQVSSALPPNAHLCWERVNTTQTDFKKSKEHEAKVEVTVSTAGLWNCYLIEDNQRKISLNYSVEEAPGWISYVIIGASIGASVLVFGIAVLCIIVGMSWQRRRQRAKRMALARQHLLENRTCQCQHWLNK, from the exons ATGAAAAGAG GACTGATCCCCATTATGGCTCAGAAAGAACTAAAGAGTGGGATTGCAGGACAGAAGGTGATCCTGAACTGTAGAGGCACAACTCATGAAGCAGTGACCTGGAAGTACAACGGAACTGTTATTAGGTGGTTTACAGAAGGCCATTTTAAAG gcaaaggcaaagctcCAATGACCGATCGATCTGAAATGGACCAGAATAATAAATCTCTGATAGTGTCAGACTTGAGGCTCTCCGATGCTGGCAGCTACAGCTGTGAATATGGATCTCGCCCAGTGGTCACTATCTCACTGCATGTCTTTGAAT TGACAATCTCTTTAAATGGGCACTTTCTGACAAACGAATCTCCTGAGCTGAGCGTAATGCAAAATTCAGTTGGTTCCCAACCTGATCTCAGCATCAGACTGTTCAACAGTCACAATAACATAGAAACACCAGAAATCTTACGAAAGGAGACCCCTCGCAAATACGTACTGAAGCTAAAGAAACTGCAGCCTGTGGACAGTGGGACCTGGAGATGCCACATCCATTCAGACTCTCCACTGATTGATCAGAACATTGTCTTTGATGTGAAGGTATTAG GTTTTCAAAATCCGGCCTTGAAAAGAAACTATGCAACTGTTGACAGCACTGTCATCTTGTCATGGCATCTGAACTTCCAGGAGATAAAATGGAAAGAAGGTTTTACAGGACAACTGAACTGGAATCTACAGGGAAATGCAACCTCTTATATGCTATTTAACTTCAGTGTcacagcatggggaaagctgtATGTGACCAAAAAAAGTAGCCCCTTTCTGTTTGAGGAACCTACAGTGGCATCTTCAGGTGTCCTGgaagtgaaactgaaaaaagtcCAGTTCAAGCACTCTGGGCAGTACCAGATGCAGCTGGTATACAACAGAAGATTCGTACAGAGCAAGATAGAGCTGTTGGTGATGAAAG TCTTGGCTAACCCTGCTGGGCCACTCACCAGAGGGGCTGAGATGACCCTGCTCTGCCAGGTCTCCAGTGCCCTCCCACCCAATGCCCATTTATGCTGGGAACGTGTGAACACGACTCAGACAGATTTTAAGAAGTCAAAAGAGCATGAGGCAAAGGTGGAGGTGACTGTCAGTACTGCAGGACTGTGGAACTGTTACCTCATAGAAGACAACCAAAGAAAGATCAGCCTTAATTACTCTGTGG AGGAAGCTCCTGGTTGGATTAGCTATGTGATAATTGGAGCAAGTATTGGAGCCAGTGTGTTGGTGTTTGGCATTGCTGTCTTGTGTATAATTGTTGGCATGAGCTGGCAGCGGAGAAGA CAACGGGCAAAAAGGATGGCACTAGCTAGACAACACTTGCTGGAAAACAGGACGTGTCAGTGTCAACA CTGGCTGAATAAGTAG
- the CD4 gene encoding T-cell surface glycoprotein CD4 isoform X2, which yields MKSCSMMVNRILAVFSVMQLGLIPIMAQKELKSGIAGQKVILNCRGTTHEAVTWKYNGTVIRWFTEGHFKGKGKAPMTDRSEMDQNNKSLIVSDLRLSDAGSYSCEYGSRPVVTISLHVFELTISLNGHFLTNESPELSVMQNSVGSQPDLSIRLFNSHNNIETPEILRKETPRKYVLKLKKLQPVDSGTWRCHIHSDSPLIDQNIVFDVKVLGFQNPALKRNYATVDSTVILSWHLNFQEIKWKEGFTGQLNWNLQGNATSYMLFNFSVTAWGKLYVTKKSSPFLFEEPTVASSGVLEVKLKKVQFKHSGQYQMQLVYNRRFVQSKIELLVMKVLANPAGPLTRGAEMTLLCQVSSALPPNAHLCWERVNTTQTDFKKSKEHEAKVEVTVSTAGLWNCYLIEDNQRKISLNYSVEEAPGWISYVIIGASIGASVLVFGIAVLCIIVGMSWQRRRQRAKRMALARQHLLENRTCQCQHWLNK from the exons ATGAAGTCGTGCAGCATGATGGTGAACAGAATTCTTGCTGTCTTCTCAGTTATGCAGCTGG GACTGATCCCCATTATGGCTCAGAAAGAACTAAAGAGTGGGATTGCAGGACAGAAGGTGATCCTGAACTGTAGAGGCACAACTCATGAAGCAGTGACCTGGAAGTACAACGGAACTGTTATTAGGTGGTTTACAGAAGGCCATTTTAAAG gcaaaggcaaagctcCAATGACCGATCGATCTGAAATGGACCAGAATAATAAATCTCTGATAGTGTCAGACTTGAGGCTCTCCGATGCTGGCAGCTACAGCTGTGAATATGGATCTCGCCCAGTGGTCACTATCTCACTGCATGTCTTTGAAT TGACAATCTCTTTAAATGGGCACTTTCTGACAAACGAATCTCCTGAGCTGAGCGTAATGCAAAATTCAGTTGGTTCCCAACCTGATCTCAGCATCAGACTGTTCAACAGTCACAATAACATAGAAACACCAGAAATCTTACGAAAGGAGACCCCTCGCAAATACGTACTGAAGCTAAAGAAACTGCAGCCTGTGGACAGTGGGACCTGGAGATGCCACATCCATTCAGACTCTCCACTGATTGATCAGAACATTGTCTTTGATGTGAAGGTATTAG GTTTTCAAAATCCGGCCTTGAAAAGAAACTATGCAACTGTTGACAGCACTGTCATCTTGTCATGGCATCTGAACTTCCAGGAGATAAAATGGAAAGAAGGTTTTACAGGACAACTGAACTGGAATCTACAGGGAAATGCAACCTCTTATATGCTATTTAACTTCAGTGTcacagcatggggaaagctgtATGTGACCAAAAAAAGTAGCCCCTTTCTGTTTGAGGAACCTACAGTGGCATCTTCAGGTGTCCTGgaagtgaaactgaaaaaagtcCAGTTCAAGCACTCTGGGCAGTACCAGATGCAGCTGGTATACAACAGAAGATTCGTACAGAGCAAGATAGAGCTGTTGGTGATGAAAG TCTTGGCTAACCCTGCTGGGCCACTCACCAGAGGGGCTGAGATGACCCTGCTCTGCCAGGTCTCCAGTGCCCTCCCACCCAATGCCCATTTATGCTGGGAACGTGTGAACACGACTCAGACAGATTTTAAGAAGTCAAAAGAGCATGAGGCAAAGGTGGAGGTGACTGTCAGTACTGCAGGACTGTGGAACTGTTACCTCATAGAAGACAACCAAAGAAAGATCAGCCTTAATTACTCTGTGG AGGAAGCTCCTGGTTGGATTAGCTATGTGATAATTGGAGCAAGTATTGGAGCCAGTGTGTTGGTGTTTGGCATTGCTGTCTTGTGTATAATTGTTGGCATGAGCTGGCAGCGGAGAAGA CAACGGGCAAAAAGGATGGCACTAGCTAGACAACACTTGCTGGAAAACAGGACGTGTCAGTGTCAACA CTGGCTGAATAAGTAG
- the LAG3 gene encoding lymphocyte activation gene 3 protein isoform X1 gives MRPVSVLLFLAFTLLVFSAGNILPGEAEEEKREQKVWAREGSSAVLPCYLSPKKLKNSWKQLSDKTSVLWKRHGGSAHQEPYMVLEVEYTGLRKMALPMRPRVSVQDPALRNGNFSLRIDPVRSEDAGWYEAQVAYNNKEVQNCHVELGVVTVTLSPPGFVVENEPLLLSCNSSHRASLVETCWFHNGQLVPTSGTLCSFHGALSILRPAVSDSGPWHCQLRYSDNEIISATHNLQILGFDGPINPIVYAAAGSAADLPCTLSYLPSAFGINGVKAHWSRLAGGHLEAWSFSKNQSSRSFPLHLPVVGSGDAGQYRCAVSVDSKTISRDVTLAVVTVTPSIQGAVSEGSRLLLICSVTHPRGHERFQWKHLNSSPTSNNLAVATSHNREGHRSPPGATLEIPRVSQKDMGTWECSVHGPEGRLGAVEYELQIMGAQVSSPPTIFSGQVTFALTLTLFLLLTVCILALALQRRAQSPAFPALEGIVAVNMPRKKEMEETQEEQIQQTEC, from the exons ATGAGGCCAGTGTCCGTGTTGCTGTTTCTCGCCTTCACTCTTCTGGTTTTCAGTG CTGGCAACATCCTACcaggagaagcagaggaagaaaagagggagcagaaagtGTGGGCCAGAGAGGGGAGttcagctgtgctgccttgctaCCTGAGCCCTAAAAAGCTGAAGAACAGCTGGAAACAGCTATCTGACAAGACATCTGTGCTGTGGAAGCGGCATGGGGGAAG TGCCCACCAGGAGCCATACATGGTGTTGGAGGTGGAGTACACAGGCCTCCGGAAGATGGCCCTGCCCATGAGGCCCCGGGTGTCAGTCCAGGACCCTGCCTTGCGCAATGGCAATTTCTCCCTGCGAATTGACCCAGTCAGGAGTGAGGATGCTGGGTGGTATGAGGCACAGGTGGCTTACAACAACAAGGAGGTCCAAAACTGCCATGTGGAGCTGGGTGTGGTAACAG TAACCCTCAGTCCTCCTGGCTTTGTGGTAGAAAATGAGCCGCTGTTATTGAGCTGTAACTCTAGCCACCGGGCCAGCCTTGTGGAGACATGCTGGTTCCACAATGGGCAACTAGTCCCCACCTCTGGGACTCTCTGCTCCTTCCATGGGGCTCTCTCCATCCTCCGGCCAGCTGTGAGTGACTCAGGTCCCTGGCACTGCCAACTCAGATACTCTGATAATGAGATCATTTCTGCCACGCACAACTTGCAAATTCTAG GTTTTGATGGCCCAATCAACCCTATAGTCTATGCTgcagctggctctgcagctgaCCTACCATGCACCCTGAGCTACCTGCCCAGTGCCTTTGGGATCAATGGGGTGAAAGCCCACTGGAGCCGCCTTGCAGGAGGACACTTGGAAGCCTGGAGCTTCTCCAAGAATCAGAGTAGCAGAAGTTTCCCCCTTCATCTTCCTGTAGTGGGTTCAGGTGATGCAGGGCAGTACCGCTGTGCTGTCTCTGTTGACAGCAAGACAATCAGCAGGGATGTGACCTTGGCAGTGGTTACAG tcaCCCCAAGCATCCAAGGAGCAGTTTCTGAGGGGTCTCGCTTGCTGCTCATTTGTAGCGTCACACACCCCCGGGGACATGAACGCTTCCAGTGGAAGCACCTCAACTCATCTCCCACTAGCAACAACCTGGCTGTGGCCACCTCCCATAACCGAGAGGGCCACAGATCCCCACCAGGCGCTACCTTGGAAATACCCCGAGTGTCACAGAAGGACATGGGCACATGGGAATGCAGTGTACATGGCCCAGAAGGCAGACTGGGAGCAGTGGAATATGAACTGCAGATCATGG GTGCCCAGGTCTCCAGCCCTCCCACCATCTTCAGTGGGCAGGTTACTTTTGCGCTCACACTCACCCTCTTCCTCCTGCTTACAGTCTGTATTCTGGCTCTGGCCCTACAGAGAAGG GCACAatcccctgccttcccagcacTGGAAGGGATAGTTGCAGTCAACATGCCGAGGaagaaggagatggaggagaCGCAGGAAGAGCAGATCCAGCAAACTGAGTGTTGA
- the LAG3 gene encoding lymphocyte activation gene 3 protein isoform X2, translating to MRPVSVLLFLAFTLLVFSAGNILPGEAEEEKREQKVWAREGSSAVLPCYLSPKKLKNSWKQLSDKTSVLWKRHGGSAHQEPYMVLEVEYTGLRKMALPMRPRVSVQDPALRNGNFSLRIDPVRSEDAGWYEAQVAYNNKEVQNCHVELGVVTGFDGPINPIVYAAAGSAADLPCTLSYLPSAFGINGVKAHWSRLAGGHLEAWSFSKNQSSRSFPLHLPVVGSGDAGQYRCAVSVDSKTISRDVTLAVVTVTPSIQGAVSEGSRLLLICSVTHPRGHERFQWKHLNSSPTSNNLAVATSHNREGHRSPPGATLEIPRVSQKDMGTWECSVHGPEGRLGAVEYELQIMGAQVSSPPTIFSGQVTFALTLTLFLLLTVCILALALQRRAQSPAFPALEGIVAVNMPRKKEMEETQEEQIQQTEC from the exons ATGAGGCCAGTGTCCGTGTTGCTGTTTCTCGCCTTCACTCTTCTGGTTTTCAGTG CTGGCAACATCCTACcaggagaagcagaggaagaaaagagggagcagaaagtGTGGGCCAGAGAGGGGAGttcagctgtgctgccttgctaCCTGAGCCCTAAAAAGCTGAAGAACAGCTGGAAACAGCTATCTGACAAGACATCTGTGCTGTGGAAGCGGCATGGGGGAAG TGCCCACCAGGAGCCATACATGGTGTTGGAGGTGGAGTACACAGGCCTCCGGAAGATGGCCCTGCCCATGAGGCCCCGGGTGTCAGTCCAGGACCCTGCCTTGCGCAATGGCAATTTCTCCCTGCGAATTGACCCAGTCAGGAGTGAGGATGCTGGGTGGTATGAGGCACAGGTGGCTTACAACAACAAGGAGGTCCAAAACTGCCATGTGGAGCTGGGTGTGGTAACAG GTTTTGATGGCCCAATCAACCCTATAGTCTATGCTgcagctggctctgcagctgaCCTACCATGCACCCTGAGCTACCTGCCCAGTGCCTTTGGGATCAATGGGGTGAAAGCCCACTGGAGCCGCCTTGCAGGAGGACACTTGGAAGCCTGGAGCTTCTCCAAGAATCAGAGTAGCAGAAGTTTCCCCCTTCATCTTCCTGTAGTGGGTTCAGGTGATGCAGGGCAGTACCGCTGTGCTGTCTCTGTTGACAGCAAGACAATCAGCAGGGATGTGACCTTGGCAGTGGTTACAG tcaCCCCAAGCATCCAAGGAGCAGTTTCTGAGGGGTCTCGCTTGCTGCTCATTTGTAGCGTCACACACCCCCGGGGACATGAACGCTTCCAGTGGAAGCACCTCAACTCATCTCCCACTAGCAACAACCTGGCTGTGGCCACCTCCCATAACCGAGAGGGCCACAGATCCCCACCAGGCGCTACCTTGGAAATACCCCGAGTGTCACAGAAGGACATGGGCACATGGGAATGCAGTGTACATGGCCCAGAAGGCAGACTGGGAGCAGTGGAATATGAACTGCAGATCATGG GTGCCCAGGTCTCCAGCCCTCCCACCATCTTCAGTGGGCAGGTTACTTTTGCGCTCACACTCACCCTCTTCCTCCTGCTTACAGTCTGTATTCTGGCTCTGGCCCTACAGAGAAGG GCACAatcccctgccttcccagcacTGGAAGGGATAGTTGCAGTCAACATGCCGAGGaagaaggagatggaggagaCGCAGGAAGAGCAGATCCAGCAAACTGAGTGTTGA